One window of the Primulina eburnea isolate SZY01 chromosome 18, ASM2296580v1, whole genome shotgun sequence genome contains the following:
- the LOC140819188 gene encoding uncharacterized protein, which translates to MEEAQYINNRGFGGYRGNPPPNTYHPGLRNHENFSYANNKNVLNPPPGFNTQKREVKPSFEDLVGTFVTESGKRMARTESRLDNMETHMGNMGATMKSLETQIGQLANALKDQNRGQFPSNTEMNPREQCKAVTLRSGKEIGVPEPTEESRFKKKGLDDQFAKFLEIFKKIHINIPFADALEQMHNYAKFIKDVMSKKRKLLEFETLADRSLTYPRGIVEDVLIWKKTRRRHLSLEDHFLATEKALIDVHKGELTLRVGGDEVVFNIYNTIKGPNEVSTCKSIDIIDSCVSHAGAGKLTKDSLERCLLESASTLDEDDWDVQEELLALNTLPKEKNDAQLEELLEDAGKEVPKASPVLKDLPRHLCYAFLDEGPSHPVIISSSLTSDEKDRSHIPPMLIIRGG; encoded by the exons ATGGAGGAAGCTCAGTACATCAACAATCGCGGCTTTGGAGGTTATCGAGGTAatcctccccctaatacttatcatccaggTTTGAGGAATCACGAGAATTTCTCCTATGCAAACAACAAGAACGTGTTGAATCccccaccggggttcaatacacaaAAAAGGGAAGTAAAGCCATCTTTTGAAGATCTAGTTGGTACATTTGTGACTGAGTCTGGGAAGAGAATGGCGAGAACTGAGTCTCGTCTTGATAACATGGAGACACACATGGGTAATATGGGTGCCACGATGAAATCCTTGGAAACACAGATTGGGCAACTAGCCAATGCTTTAAAAGATCAGAACCGAGGACAGTTTCCCAGCAATACCGAGATGAACCCTAGGGAACAGTGCAAGGCTGTCACACTAAGGAGTGGCAAAGAAATTGGGGTTCCAGAGCCTACTGAAGAAAGT AGGTTCAAGAAGAAGGGGTTGGATGATCAGTTTGCGAAGTTtctggaaattttcaagaaaatacacATCAACATCCCATTTGCCGATGCATTGGAGCAAATGCACAATTATGCTAAATTCATCAAGGATGTGATGTCCAAAAAGAGGAAACTTCTAGAGTTTGAGACT ctggctgacagatcacTTACTTATCCACGAGGGATAGTAGAGGATGtgctg atatggaagaagaccaGGAGACGCCACTTATCTTTGGAAGACCATTTCTTGGCCACCGAAAAAGCcttgattgatgtgcacaagggggagctcacattgagagtaggtggagatgAAGTcgtgttcaacatctacaacaccatCAAGggaccaaatgaggtaagtacctGTAAGAGTATTGAtataattgattcatgtgtatctcatgcTGGTGCAGGAAAGCTGACAAAAGACTCTTTggagagatgcttgttggaatcAGCTTCTACActggatgaagatgattgggatgtGCAAGAGGAGTTACTTGCTCTCAATACACTACCTAAGGAAAAGAACGATGCCCAACTTGAAGAGTTACTTGAGGATGCGGGTAAAGAGGTACCAAAAGCATCCCCTGTATTGAAGGATTTACCACGTCACTTGTGCTATGCTTTCCTAGACGAGGGTCCGTCACATCCGGTAATTATATCTTCTTCTCTTACTAGTGATGAGAAAGATAG GAGTCATATTCCCCCTATGTTGATCATTAGAGGAGGCTGA